The following proteins are co-located in the Candidatus Competibacteraceae bacterium genome:
- the rpsD gene encoding 30S ribosomal protein S4: MARYLGPKCKLSRREGVDLFLKSTARPLESKCNLERLPGQHGARRPRLSDYGMQLREKQKLRRIYGVLERQFLNYYKKAASGKGSTGENLLKLLECRLDNVVYRMGFGSTRAEARQLVSHRAITVNGQRVNIPSYQVRPEDVVAIHEKSRTQTRIQYALQLAQGHGFVDWVEVDASKMSGVFKRIPDRGDLPPDINESLVVELYSK, translated from the coding sequence GTGGCGAGATATCTAGGCCCAAAGTGCAAACTGAGCCGCCGGGAAGGCGTGGATCTGTTTCTGAAGTCCACCGCCCGTCCGCTGGAATCCAAGTGCAATCTGGAACGGTTGCCGGGCCAGCATGGCGCGCGGCGCCCCCGTCTTTCCGATTACGGAATGCAGTTGCGCGAAAAACAGAAATTGCGGCGCATCTATGGCGTGTTGGAACGGCAATTTCTGAATTACTACAAGAAAGCGGCCAGTGGCAAAGGTTCTACGGGTGAAAACCTGCTGAAGTTGCTGGAGTGCCGGCTGGACAACGTTGTGTACCGCATGGGTTTTGGCAGCACTCGCGCTGAAGCCCGCCAGTTGGTTTCTCACCGGGCGATTACCGTCAACGGTCAGCGAGTCAACATTCCTTCCTATCAGGTCAGGCCGGAAGATGTGGTGGCGATTCATGAAAAGAGTCGCACTCAGACCCGTATTCAGTACGCGCTACAACTGGCTCAAGGTCATGGTTTCGTGGATTGGGTCGAAGTAGACGCCAGCAAGATGAGCGGGGTGTTCAAGCGAATCCCCGATCGTGGTGATCTGCCACCGGATATCAACGAATCCCTGGTTGTAGAGCTGTACTCCAAGTGA
- the rpsE gene encoding 30S ribosomal protein S5: protein MATNVESTQNSDGLQEKLITVNRVAKVVKGGRQFGFTALTVVGDGNGRVGLGYGKAREVPMAIQKAMDKARKNMCSVPLNGVTLQYPVTAEHGAARVFMQPASEGTGIIAGGAMRAVFDVVGVKDVLAKCIGSRNPINVVRATIRGLSTMKAPDYQAAKRGKNVDEIRS from the coding sequence ATGGCGACGAATGTAGAAAGCACCCAGAATTCCGACGGTTTGCAGGAAAAACTGATCACCGTCAACCGTGTGGCCAAAGTTGTCAAAGGCGGTCGTCAGTTTGGTTTTACGGCGCTGACCGTGGTAGGCGACGGCAATGGCCGAGTCGGTTTGGGCTATGGCAAAGCCCGTGAGGTACCCATGGCCATCCAGAAAGCGATGGACAAGGCACGTAAGAACATGTGCAGCGTGCCGTTGAACGGCGTCACCTTGCAATATCCCGTCACGGCGGAGCACGGTGCGGCGCGAGTGTTCATGCAACCGGCTTCCGAAGGCACCGGTATCATCGCCGGCGGCGCCATGCGTGCTGTGTTCGATGTGGTGGGGGTCAAGGATGTGTTGGCCAAGTGCATCGGTTCGCGCAATCCGATCAATGTGGTGCGGGCGACCATTCGCGGGCTGAGCACCATGAAGGCGCCCGATTATCAGGCTGCCAAGCGCGGCAAGAATGTGGACGAAATTCGGAGTTGA
- the rpsM gene encoding 30S ribosomal protein S13 encodes MARIAGINIPVNKHAVIALQAIYGIGKTRAGQICAAADVAPDIKVRDLDEAQVDALRAEVTKHIVEGDLRREVSMSIKRLMDLGCYRGVRHRRGLPVRGQRTRTNARTRKGPRRAVRK; translated from the coding sequence ATGGCCCGTATTGCAGGTATCAACATTCCGGTCAACAAGCATGCGGTGATCGCGCTGCAGGCTATCTATGGGATCGGCAAGACTCGTGCTGGCCAAATCTGTGCGGCGGCCGATGTCGCCCCGGACATCAAGGTCCGTGATCTGGATGAGGCACAGGTGGATGCGTTGCGTGCCGAAGTCACCAAACACATCGTGGAAGGCGATCTGCGCCGCGAAGTGTCCATGAGCATCAAGCGATTGATGGACTTGGGTTGCTATCGCGGCGTGCGCCACCGGCGCGGCTTGCCGGTACGTGGCCAGCGCACCCGAACCAACGCACGGACGCGCAAGGGTCCGCGCCGCGCGGTTCGCAAGTAG
- the rplO gene encoding 50S ribosomal protein L15, whose translation MRLNTLKPAPGSRPDKQRLGRGIGSGLGKTGGRGHKGQHARAGGYHKVGFEGGQMPLQRRLPKRGFRSMTARYTAEVRLRDLAKVTAEVVDLAALKVANLVPAFARQAKVILSGTVNKPLILRGLALTQGARAALLAAGGTIHE comes from the coding sequence ATGCGACTTAACACTCTCAAGCCGGCGCCCGGCAGCCGGCCTGACAAGCAACGGCTCGGACGAGGTATCGGTTCTGGGCTTGGCAAGACCGGTGGCCGCGGTCACAAGGGCCAGCACGCCCGAGCCGGGGGCTACCATAAGGTCGGTTTCGAAGGTGGCCAGATGCCTTTGCAACGGCGGCTACCCAAACGTGGTTTCCGCTCGATGACCGCCCGATACACCGCCGAGGTACGGTTGCGCGATCTTGCCAAGGTGACGGCCGAGGTGGTCGATTTGGCGGCGCTTAAGGTGGCTAATCTCGTGCCGGCTTTTGCCAGGCAAGCCAAAGTCATTCTTTCCGGAACGGTGAATAAGCCGTTGATCTTGCGCGGTTTGGCGCTGACGCAAGGCGCCAGGGCCGCATTACTGGCGGCCGGCGGAACGATCCACGAGTAG
- the rpmD gene encoding 50S ribosomal protein L30 produces the protein MADKLKVTLVKSVHGRLAAHKACVRGLGLRRLHGSSVVIDTPENRGMIRKVSYLLKVEEA, from the coding sequence ATGGCCGACAAGCTGAAAGTCACTCTAGTCAAGAGCGTGCATGGCCGCTTGGCCGCACATAAAGCCTGCGTACGCGGACTGGGGCTGCGGCGGTTGCACGGGAGTTCGGTGGTCATCGATACCCCGGAGAACCGCGGTATGATCCGCAAAGTTTCCTATCTGCTGAAAGTCGAGGAGGCCTGA
- the rplQ gene encoding 50S ribosomal protein L17 produces the protein MRHRKAGRKLNRTSSHRKAMLRNMAASLLTHELIRTTLPKAKELRQVAEPLITLSKQDSVAHRRLAFDRLRNRDVVTKLFNQLGPRYQSRPGGYLRILKCGFRAGDNAPMAYVELMDRPDAAGE, from the coding sequence ATGCGCCATCGCAAAGCCGGTCGCAAATTGAACCGCACCAGCAGCCATCGCAAAGCCATGCTGCGCAACATGGCTGCTTCGTTGCTTACCCACGAACTCATTCGCACCACCCTGCCTAAGGCCAAGGAATTGCGTCAAGTAGCTGAGCCATTAATCACGCTGTCGAAGCAGGATAGTGTGGCTCATCGTCGGCTGGCTTTTGATCGATTACGCAACCGGGATGTGGTGACCAAATTGTTTAATCAGTTGGGGCCGCGCTATCAGTCGCGTCCAGGTGGTTATCTGCGTATTCTGAAATGCGGGTTTCGGGCTGGCGACAATGCACCGATGGCTTATGTCGAGTTGATGGATCGCCCCGATGCGGCGGGCGAATGA
- the rplR gene encoding 50S ribosomal protein L18, translated as MDKKAADKKTTRLRRGLRTRLKIRELGVCRLCVHRTPRHIYAQLINPAPTGDRTLAAASTLESALRQMLKSTGDVDAAKAVGKAIAEKAKAIGITRVAFDRSGFKYHGRIKALAEAARENGLEF; from the coding sequence ATGGATAAGAAAGCAGCCGACAAAAAAACCACGCGCCTGCGGCGTGGGTTGCGGACCCGGCTCAAGATCCGCGAACTGGGTGTTTGCCGGTTGTGCGTGCACCGCACACCCCGTCACATCTACGCTCAGTTGATCAACCCAGCGCCGACCGGTGATCGGACTTTGGCGGCCGCGTCCACCTTGGAGTCGGCGCTGCGCCAGATGTTGAAGAGCACGGGCGATGTCGATGCGGCCAAGGCGGTGGGCAAGGCGATTGCCGAGAAGGCCAAGGCCATCGGTATCACCCGGGTCGCGTTTGACCGCTCCGGTTTCAAGTACCACGGCCGGATTAAGGCGTTGGCTGAAGCTGCCCGCGAAAACGGCCTGGAGTTTTAA
- the rpmJ gene encoding 50S ribosomal protein L36 translates to MKVRASVKKICRNCKIVRRDRVVRVICKDGRHKQRQG, encoded by the coding sequence ATGAAGGTACGCGCCTCGGTCAAAAAAATTTGCCGTAATTGCAAAATCGTCCGCCGTGATCGCGTGGTTCGGGTGATTTGCAAGGATGGCCGTCACAAGCAACGGCAGGGATAA
- the rpoA gene encoding DNA-directed RNA polymerase subunit alpha: MVGAFDLLKPTRVEVEKLTPRLARVSVEPLERGFGYTLGNALRRILLSSIPGAAIVECEIDQVLHEYSTIEGVQEDVIDVLLNLKGVAVTLQEGVSEASLTLTKKGPGPVTAGDIEKSHAVEIINPEHVIAHLTKSGELGMRLKIEQGRGYWPAAQREGSDGESRPIGRLRLDASFSPIERISYRVESARVEQRTNLDKLILNLETNGTIDPEEAIRTAARILLDQLSVFVDLKGKRDEPLPPPPVDIDPVLMQPVDDLELTVRSANCLKAENIYYIGDLVQRTEAELLKTPNLGKKSLTEIKDVLAKYKLALGMKVDNWPPPNLSMEAEERAAARRAAGAAAEADRPLQEEVGSKAVDIDADTDTE; the protein is encoded by the coding sequence ATGGTGGGTGCTTTTGATTTACTAAAACCAACCCGCGTCGAGGTGGAAAAGCTAACGCCGCGGTTGGCGCGGGTGAGTGTGGAGCCGCTGGAGCGTGGGTTTGGCTATACCCTCGGTAACGCCCTTCGGCGGATTTTACTCTCATCCATACCGGGCGCCGCGATTGTCGAGTGTGAAATTGATCAGGTGTTGCATGAATACTCCACCATTGAGGGTGTGCAGGAGGATGTGATCGACGTTCTCCTCAACCTAAAAGGTGTGGCGGTCACCCTGCAGGAAGGGGTGAGCGAGGCGAGCTTAACGCTGACCAAGAAAGGTCCAGGACCGGTCACGGCTGGCGATATCGAGAAGAGCCACGCCGTCGAGATCATCAATCCGGAGCACGTCATCGCACACCTGACCAAGAGCGGCGAGTTGGGCATGAGGCTCAAGATCGAGCAAGGTCGTGGTTACTGGCCGGCGGCTCAGCGGGAAGGGTCCGATGGCGAATCTCGGCCGATCGGCCGGTTGCGCTTGGATGCTTCGTTCAGCCCAATTGAGCGGATCAGTTATCGGGTTGAGAGTGCTCGTGTCGAACAGCGCACCAACTTGGATAAGCTGATTCTGAATCTGGAAACCAACGGTACCATCGATCCGGAAGAGGCGATTCGCACGGCAGCCCGAATCCTGCTGGATCAACTGTCTGTGTTCGTGGATCTTAAGGGTAAAAGAGACGAACCATTGCCGCCGCCGCCGGTGGATATCGATCCGGTCCTGATGCAGCCAGTAGATGATCTGGAGCTGACTGTGCGTTCGGCTAACTGCCTGAAGGCGGAGAATATTTATTATATCGGCGATCTGGTGCAGAGAACCGAGGCGGAGCTTCTCAAAACCCCCAATCTCGGCAAGAAATCGTTGACCGAGATCAAGGATGTGTTAGCCAAGTATAAGCTGGCTTTGGGAATGAAGGTCGATAATTGGCCGCCGCCAAATCTGAGCATGGAAGCGGAAGAGCGTGCGGCGGCGCGACGCGCTGCTGGAGCGGCGGCCGAAGCGGATAGACCTCTGCAGGAGGAAGTGGGTTCGAAAGCTGTGGATATCGATGCCGATACCGATACCGAATAA
- the secY gene encoding preprotein translocase subunit SecY has product MATALPDLGKMTELRQRLLFLLGALVVFRIGAHIPVPGIDPNAMAQLFSQQRGTILDMFNMFSGGALGRLSLFALGVMPYISASIILQLMSMVVPSLEQLRKEGGAAGRHTLTRYTRYLTVALAAFQAIGVSIALQSQTVGSTSVVIAPGIGFLMTATVTLVTGTMFLVWLGEQVTERGIGNGISMLIFAGIVAGLPHAVGGTLELARTGELHVMLVLFLLALTVMVTGFVVFVERGQRRITVNYAKRQQGRRMYAAQTTHLPLKLNMSGVIPPIFASSLILFPATLGSWFGNAPNMGWLRDISSTLSPGQPLYVLLYAGLIIFFCFFYTALVFNSKETADNLKKSGAFIPGIRPGMQTAAYIDKVLTRLTLVGALYITAVCLLPEFLILYWRVPFYFGGTSLLIIVVVVMDFMAQVQAHLMSHQYESLLKKSSFKGQSLLR; this is encoded by the coding sequence ATGGCGACTGCCCTGCCGGATCTTGGCAAAATGACCGAACTGCGCCAGCGCCTGCTGTTTTTGCTGGGGGCGCTGGTCGTGTTTCGCATCGGCGCGCATATTCCGGTGCCGGGCATCGATCCGAACGCCATGGCGCAGTTGTTCAGCCAGCAGCGCGGCACCATTCTCGACATGTTCAACATGTTCTCGGGCGGTGCCTTGGGTCGATTGAGCCTGTTCGCGCTCGGGGTGATGCCCTATATCTCGGCCTCGATCATCCTGCAGCTCATGTCCATGGTCGTGCCGTCGCTGGAACAATTGCGCAAGGAGGGTGGTGCCGCCGGTCGCCATACACTGACTCGCTACACGCGCTATCTGACAGTGGCGCTGGCGGCCTTCCAGGCGATCGGCGTCAGCATCGCGCTGCAAAGTCAGACGGTGGGCAGCACTTCGGTGGTGATCGCGCCTGGTATCGGTTTCCTCATGACCGCCACGGTGACGCTGGTGACCGGCACCATGTTTTTGGTGTGGCTGGGCGAGCAGGTGACCGAACGTGGCATCGGGAATGGTATTTCCATGCTGATCTTCGCCGGTATCGTTGCGGGTTTGCCGCATGCGGTGGGCGGCACCTTGGAATTGGCGCGTACAGGTGAGCTGCATGTGATGTTGGTGCTGTTTCTGCTAGCGTTGACGGTCATGGTGACCGGCTTCGTGGTATTCGTCGAACGAGGACAGAGGCGCATCACGGTCAACTATGCCAAACGCCAGCAGGGGCGGCGGATGTACGCCGCCCAGACTACCCATCTGCCGTTGAAGTTGAACATGTCCGGGGTGATACCACCGATCTTTGCATCCAGCCTGATTCTGTTTCCAGCGACGCTGGGTAGTTGGTTTGGCAATGCGCCCAACATGGGGTGGTTGCGCGACATCAGTTCGACCTTGTCACCGGGACAGCCGCTGTACGTGTTGTTGTATGCCGGTCTGATCATTTTCTTCTGCTTTTTCTACACGGCGCTGGTTTTCAATTCCAAGGAAACCGCCGACAACCTGAAAAAATCCGGGGCATTCATTCCTGGTATTCGGCCGGGCATGCAGACGGCGGCGTATATCGATAAGGTGCTGACTCGGCTGACACTAGTCGGAGCCCTCTATATCACCGCCGTCTGCTTGCTACCGGAGTTCCTGATCCTGTACTGGCGAGTGCCGTTCTATTTTGGTGGCACCTCGTTGTTGATTATCGTGGTGGTGGTTATGGATTTCATGGCTCAGGTCCAGGCGCATCTGATGTCGCATCAGTACGAAAGTCTGTTGAAAAAGAGCAGCTTCAAGGGCCAAAGCCTGCTGCGTTGA
- the rpsK gene encoding 30S ribosomal protein S11, which translates to MAKPVTKTRKRVKKNVVDGIAHIHASFNNTIITITDRQGNALAWATSGGSGFRGSRKSTPFAAQVAAERVGNMVKEFGLKNLEVNVKGPGPGRESAVRALNAAGFKVMSIMDVTPIPHNGCRPPKRRRV; encoded by the coding sequence ATGGCAAAACCGGTTACCAAGACGCGCAAGCGCGTCAAAAAGAATGTCGTGGATGGCATCGCGCATATTCACGCCTCGTTCAATAACACCATCATTACGATCACGGATCGTCAGGGCAACGCGCTGGCGTGGGCCACATCGGGAGGTTCCGGTTTTCGTGGGTCACGCAAGAGCACCCCGTTTGCGGCACAGGTTGCCGCCGAGCGGGTTGGAAATATGGTGAAGGAATTTGGCCTCAAGAACTTGGAAGTCAACGTCAAGGGACCTGGACCCGGTCGGGAATCCGCCGTGCGCGCGCTGAATGCCGCCGGTTTCAAGGTCATGAGTATTATGGACGTAACGCCTATTCCTCATAACGGTTGCCGTCCCCCGAAACGCCGTCGCGTTTAG